One Scylla paramamosain isolate STU-SP2022 chromosome 6, ASM3559412v1, whole genome shotgun sequence DNA segment encodes these proteins:
- the LOC135101609 gene encoding uncharacterized protein LOC135101609 isoform X2 → MLPGHLLRLPAYTALLFLVRHVSAERKQPISNDPHHQGKGAFCPFLVEVGEGHGLARVTLQDYLIFSLNPNLPVMSMEFVGDDVLYKATVDGTMVQLFKCDVHEAQCEMVNEGGSKSNDLLVPNKWNKIYVKYNNGEITVDVNMKASVMGGQVTMSKEPIKSSGVMQVTFIVPPATPSYHATLEIPCSDGMPEIQTELPILSPAPVSTTTTAPQPLAPYKKCPMYRVEMNHPSVPAPVFNNLTLALYPNHPSLHLIIANEIHYFKVEVHGSSVKLLECQVTGQRCEFKDEVKLSIEPKKWNFVTISLQDNKILVNIRVNEGEGNVLMAHMPSTNRKGLTVTAYVPEELQILDARYYSVAYVNVKCEIIEQRTTWPVYTFTTTPKGLPTNAPIVETTTDPSTSPGLSRDLGIVIGVLVAVLIIIALAIIISTVVKKRRSAAISEQSPLQNQFQQQD, encoded by the exons ATGTTGCCGGGTCACCTACTTAGGCTGCCCGCCTACACCGCTCTGCTGTTTCTTGTGCGCCACGTTTCAGCAGAACGTAAACAGCCGATTTCCAACGATCCCCATCACCAAG GCAAAGGAGCGTTCTGCCCATTCCTGgtagaggtgggggaggggcacGGCCTGGCGCGTGTCACCCTCCAGGACTACCTTATATTCTCCCTGAACCCCAACTTGCCTGTCATGAGTATGGAGTTTGTCGGGGACGATGTGTTGTACAAG GCCACAGTGGACGGCACGATGGTGCAGCTGTTCAAGTGTGACGTGCACGAGGCCCAGTGTGAAATGGTGAACGAGGGCGGGTCCAAAAGCAACGACCTCCTGGTGCCAAACAAATGGAACAAAATTTACGTGAAGTATAACAACGGCGAG ATAACCGTGGACGTCAATATGAAGGCCAGCGTAATGGGCGGTCAAGTGACGATGAGCAAAGAACCCATCAAGAGCAGCGGCGTCATGCAAGTGACCTTCATAGTGCCCCCCGCCACGCCCTCCTACCACGCCACGCTCGAGATTCCCTGTtccg ACGGGATGCCAGAGATACAGACGGAGCTCCCCATCCTGTCCCCCGCCCCggttagcaccaccaccacagccccacAGCCTTTAGCCC CATACAAGAAATGTCCCATGTATCGGGTGGAGATGAATCATCCTTCGGTCCCTGCTCCTGTGTTTAACAACCTAACATTGGCACTGTACCCGAACCACCCTTCACTGCATCTCATCATCGCCAATGAGATCCACTATTTCAAG GTTGAAGTGCATGGCTCGAGTGTGAAGCTGCTGGAGTGCCAAGTGACGGGCCAAAGATGCGAGTTCAAGGATGAAGTTAAGCTTTCCATCGAACCTAAAAAGTGGAATTTTGTTACTATTTCTCTACAGGATAacaag ATCCTCGTAAACATACGAGTGAACGAGGGGGAAGGAAATGTGCTGATGGCACATATGCCTTCGACCAACCGCAAAGGTCTCACTGTGACCGCTTACGTCCCGGAAGAGTTGCAGATTTTAGATGCTCGGTATTACTCCGTGGCCTACGTCAACGTTAAGTGTGAGA TCATTGAACAGAGGACGACGTGGCCAGTAtataccttcaccaccaccccaaAAGGCCTGCCCACCAATGCACCAATCGTGG AAACCACCACGGACCCTAGTACATCACCAGGACTCTCTCGCGATTTGGGCATAGTCATCGGTGTGTTGGTGGCAGTGTTAATCATTATTGCCTTGGCAATCATCATTTCCACTGTGGTGAAGAAACGACGCTCAGCTGCCATCAGCGAACAATCGCCGCTTCAGAATCAATTCCAACAGCAAGATTAA
- the LOC135101609 gene encoding uncharacterized protein LOC135101609 isoform X3 — MCCEAKGSITMLPGHLLRLPAYTALLFLVRHVSAERKQPISNDPHHQGKGAFCPFLVEVGEGHGLARVTLQDYLIFSLNPNLPVMSMEFVGDDVLYKATVDGTMVQLFKCDVHEAQCEMVNEGGSKSNDLLVPNKWNKIYVKYNNGEITVDVNMKASVMGGQVTMSKEPIKSSGVMQVTFIVPPATPSYHATLEIPCSDGMPEIQTELPILSPAPVSTTTTAPQPLAPYKKCPMYRVEMNHPSVPAPVFNNLTLALYPNHPSLHLIIANEIHYFKVEVHGSSVKLLECQVTGQRCEFKDEVKLSIEPKKWNFVTISLQDNKILVNIRVNEGEGNVLMAHMPSTNRKGLTVTAYVPEELQILDARYYSVAYVNVKCEIIEQRTTWPVYTFTTTPKGLPTNAPIVATATCCLESVLLLGGSPC, encoded by the exons ATGTGTTGTGAAGCAAA GGGAAGCATCACCATGTTGCCGGGTCACCTACTTAGGCTGCCCGCCTACACCGCTCTGCTGTTTCTTGTGCGCCACGTTTCAGCAGAACGTAAACAGCCGATTTCCAACGATCCCCATCACCAAG GCAAAGGAGCGTTCTGCCCATTCCTGgtagaggtgggggaggggcacGGCCTGGCGCGTGTCACCCTCCAGGACTACCTTATATTCTCCCTGAACCCCAACTTGCCTGTCATGAGTATGGAGTTTGTCGGGGACGATGTGTTGTACAAG GCCACAGTGGACGGCACGATGGTGCAGCTGTTCAAGTGTGACGTGCACGAGGCCCAGTGTGAAATGGTGAACGAGGGCGGGTCCAAAAGCAACGACCTCCTGGTGCCAAACAAATGGAACAAAATTTACGTGAAGTATAACAACGGCGAG ATAACCGTGGACGTCAATATGAAGGCCAGCGTAATGGGCGGTCAAGTGACGATGAGCAAAGAACCCATCAAGAGCAGCGGCGTCATGCAAGTGACCTTCATAGTGCCCCCCGCCACGCCCTCCTACCACGCCACGCTCGAGATTCCCTGTtccg ACGGGATGCCAGAGATACAGACGGAGCTCCCCATCCTGTCCCCCGCCCCggttagcaccaccaccacagccccacAGCCTTTAGCCC CATACAAGAAATGTCCCATGTATCGGGTGGAGATGAATCATCCTTCGGTCCCTGCTCCTGTGTTTAACAACCTAACATTGGCACTGTACCCGAACCACCCTTCACTGCATCTCATCATCGCCAATGAGATCCACTATTTCAAG GTTGAAGTGCATGGCTCGAGTGTGAAGCTGCTGGAGTGCCAAGTGACGGGCCAAAGATGCGAGTTCAAGGATGAAGTTAAGCTTTCCATCGAACCTAAAAAGTGGAATTTTGTTACTATTTCTCTACAGGATAacaag ATCCTCGTAAACATACGAGTGAACGAGGGGGAAGGAAATGTGCTGATGGCACATATGCCTTCGACCAACCGCAAAGGTCTCACTGTGACCGCTTACGTCCCGGAAGAGTTGCAGATTTTAGATGCTCGGTATTACTCCGTGGCCTACGTCAACGTTAAGTGTGAGA TCATTGAACAGAGGACGACGTGGCCAGTAtataccttcaccaccaccccaaAAGGCCTGCCCACCAATGCACCAATCGTGG
- the LOC135101073 gene encoding protein Wnt-8b-like, producing MQAGGPMEQSVVCGIQLALKGCQTQMKWHRWGCPEGDFNKMHGSRTATRESSLVHAITSAGVTYAVTKNCSRGLIKGCSCSEGGSRSQRDWKWQGCSDDVHFGSQVAERFLDYLEMAQDAPALVNRHNNRLGRMAVAQALRLSCKCHGVSGSCTTKTCWRQLQAFTAVAEVVGRKYRRGVKIKDINALLEHSSQDTRGDATQHRGSLARPRHLAYLNDSPDYCQVNTTTGWSGTVGRRCSRKKGAGVTRTERRSCKTLCRACNLAVDKNVSRIAVPCRCRFQWCCKVKCSTCLKRKVTLSCSNMQLQ from the exons ATGCAGGCTGGCGGGCCCATGGAGCAGAGCGTGGTGTGCGGGATACAGCTGGCCCTGAAGGGATGCCAAACGCAGATGAAGTGGCACCGATGGGGCTGTCCCGAGGGAGACTTCAATAAAAT GCACGGCAGCAGGACAGCGACAAGGGAAAGTAGCCTGGTGCACGCCATCACCTCAGCCGGCGTGACCTACGCAGTCACCAAAAACTGCTCGCGGGGTCTCATCAAAGGCTGTTCTTGTTCTGAGGGCGGCTCTCGCTCCCAGCGAGACTGGAAGTGGCAAGGATGTTCTGATGATGTCCACTTCGGCTCACAGGTGGCTGAGCGCTTCCTCGACTACCTGGAGATGGCACAGGACGCCCCGGCCCTTGTCAATCGACACAACAATCGATTAGGCAGAATG GCTGTGGCACAGGCCCTGCGTTTGTCATGCAAGTGTCACGGAGTGTCGGGTTCCTGCACAACTAAAACTTGCTGGCGGCAGCTGCAGGCCTTCACTGCCGTGGCGGAAGTTGTGGGACGTAAGTACCGAAGGGGCGTAAAGATCAAGGACATCAATGCCCTTCTGGAGCACTCCTCCCAGGACACACGAGGAGACGCAACCCAGCACAGAGGCTCCCTCGCTCGACCCCGTCACCTTGCTTACCTCAATGACTCGCCTGATTACTGCCAAGTCAACACCACGACTG GCTGGTCAGGGACTGTTGGACGGAGGTGCTCGAGGAAAAAGGGTGCCGGGGTCACCAGGACAGAGAGGAGGTCCTGCAAGACCCTGTGTCGTGCCTGCAACCTTGCAGTAGACAAGAATGTCTCCAGGATAGCCGTCCCCTGCCGGTGCCGTTTTCAGTGGTGCTGTAAGGTGAAGTGCAGCACATGCCTCAAGAGGAAGGTCACACTCTCCTGCAGCAACATGCAGCTTCAGTGA
- the LOC135101609 gene encoding uncharacterized protein LOC135101609 isoform X1, with amino-acid sequence MCCEAKGSITMLPGHLLRLPAYTALLFLVRHVSAERKQPISNDPHHQGKGAFCPFLVEVGEGHGLARVTLQDYLIFSLNPNLPVMSMEFVGDDVLYKATVDGTMVQLFKCDVHEAQCEMVNEGGSKSNDLLVPNKWNKIYVKYNNGEITVDVNMKASVMGGQVTMSKEPIKSSGVMQVTFIVPPATPSYHATLEIPCSDGMPEIQTELPILSPAPVSTTTTAPQPLAPYKKCPMYRVEMNHPSVPAPVFNNLTLALYPNHPSLHLIIANEIHYFKVEVHGSSVKLLECQVTGQRCEFKDEVKLSIEPKKWNFVTISLQDNKILVNIRVNEGEGNVLMAHMPSTNRKGLTVTAYVPEELQILDARYYSVAYVNVKCEIIEQRTTWPVYTFTTTPKGLPTNAPIVETTTDPSTSPGLSRDLGIVIGVLVAVLIIIALAIIISTVVKKRRSAAISEQSPLQNQFQQQD; translated from the exons ATGTGTTGTGAAGCAAA GGGAAGCATCACCATGTTGCCGGGTCACCTACTTAGGCTGCCCGCCTACACCGCTCTGCTGTTTCTTGTGCGCCACGTTTCAGCAGAACGTAAACAGCCGATTTCCAACGATCCCCATCACCAAG GCAAAGGAGCGTTCTGCCCATTCCTGgtagaggtgggggaggggcacGGCCTGGCGCGTGTCACCCTCCAGGACTACCTTATATTCTCCCTGAACCCCAACTTGCCTGTCATGAGTATGGAGTTTGTCGGGGACGATGTGTTGTACAAG GCCACAGTGGACGGCACGATGGTGCAGCTGTTCAAGTGTGACGTGCACGAGGCCCAGTGTGAAATGGTGAACGAGGGCGGGTCCAAAAGCAACGACCTCCTGGTGCCAAACAAATGGAACAAAATTTACGTGAAGTATAACAACGGCGAG ATAACCGTGGACGTCAATATGAAGGCCAGCGTAATGGGCGGTCAAGTGACGATGAGCAAAGAACCCATCAAGAGCAGCGGCGTCATGCAAGTGACCTTCATAGTGCCCCCCGCCACGCCCTCCTACCACGCCACGCTCGAGATTCCCTGTtccg ACGGGATGCCAGAGATACAGACGGAGCTCCCCATCCTGTCCCCCGCCCCggttagcaccaccaccacagccccacAGCCTTTAGCCC CATACAAGAAATGTCCCATGTATCGGGTGGAGATGAATCATCCTTCGGTCCCTGCTCCTGTGTTTAACAACCTAACATTGGCACTGTACCCGAACCACCCTTCACTGCATCTCATCATCGCCAATGAGATCCACTATTTCAAG GTTGAAGTGCATGGCTCGAGTGTGAAGCTGCTGGAGTGCCAAGTGACGGGCCAAAGATGCGAGTTCAAGGATGAAGTTAAGCTTTCCATCGAACCTAAAAAGTGGAATTTTGTTACTATTTCTCTACAGGATAacaag ATCCTCGTAAACATACGAGTGAACGAGGGGGAAGGAAATGTGCTGATGGCACATATGCCTTCGACCAACCGCAAAGGTCTCACTGTGACCGCTTACGTCCCGGAAGAGTTGCAGATTTTAGATGCTCGGTATTACTCCGTGGCCTACGTCAACGTTAAGTGTGAGA TCATTGAACAGAGGACGACGTGGCCAGTAtataccttcaccaccaccccaaAAGGCCTGCCCACCAATGCACCAATCGTGG AAACCACCACGGACCCTAGTACATCACCAGGACTCTCTCGCGATTTGGGCATAGTCATCGGTGTGTTGGTGGCAGTGTTAATCATTATTGCCTTGGCAATCATCATTTCCACTGTGGTGAAGAAACGACGCTCAGCTGCCATCAGCGAACAATCGCCGCTTCAGAATCAATTCCAACAGCAAGATTAA